CTACGGGTTCGGTCACTCGGTGATCGTGAGCGAAGACCTGATCAAGGATCTGCGAGGTGATGACGCATGACTACTGTCCTCGGAATCGTCGGCTGTTCGGACAAGAAGTACGATCCTGAGAACTGGGGTAAGGCTCATCCGGACTACGATGAGGGTGATGAAGTGGACACGCTTCCGCTACAGTACCTCTACAAGAGCGGGTATTCGACGGTGAAAAACCGATACGGCAAAACTGTTCCGGGTGACTATCGTATCCTTTCCGCCGGCGTCGGCCTCGCCGATCCGAACAAGCCAATGGAGGACTCCTACGATCGGACGCTCCACAACATGACCGACGAAGAGATCCAAGAGTGGGTCGACGAGGTGGAGCCCACGCTGCGAGAGTGGATCGACTCGAACGCAAAAGGCGACGACGTTGTCGTCCACACTATCCTCGGTTCCGATTACTTGGCGGCCATCAAGCCGATCCTCGAGGACCTTCCCGTCGAGGTGGTGAACATCTTCGAGGGGACGGGAGGCAACGGGGAGCAGATGCAGCTGATGAATTGGCTGGTCGACCAGTACCGGGAAACTGGGGAGGCTGATGTCGAAGAAGGGCGAGAAACGCTCGGGATCTAAAAGTCAGGAGGAAAAA
The Halorhabdus rudnickae DNA segment above includes these coding regions:
- a CDS encoding DUF6884 domain-containing protein produces the protein MTTVLGIVGCSDKKYDPENWGKAHPDYDEGDEVDTLPLQYLYKSGYSTVKNRYGKTVPGDYRILSAGVGLADPNKPMEDSYDRTLHNMTDEEIQEWVDEVEPTLREWIDSNAKGDDVVVHTILGSDYLAAIKPILEDLPVEVVNIFEGTGGNGEQMQLMNWLVDQYRETGEADVEEGRETLGI